The DNA sequence GAGCGGCGTTCCCCTTGCACATCAGCCCTCCGTCTCGAAGCCCGAGGGCGACAGGCGACTTATTTCACTGCCAGACCAGAGGATGATGCAGTCCGACATCGAGCAGCCGGTTGCGGCGCGTCCGACCGAGGAGCTGCGCTGCGCCGTGGACGCGGCACGCGCGGCGGGTCGCGCGATCCTGGAGCATTACGGCACGACGGAAGCGACGCTCAAGGCCGGCGGATCGCCCGTAACGGCTGCGGACCACGCCGCCACCGCGGCGATACTCGACCGCATCCGCGCAGCATTCCCGGACGACGCGATCCTCTGTGAGGAGAGCGTGGACAGTCCGGCGCGGCTGCGCGCAACGCGCCTGTGGGTCGTGGATCCGCTGGACGGGACGAAGGAGTTCCTGGCGCAGAACGGCGAGTTCTCGGTGATGATCGGGCTCGTGGTCGCTGGCGAGCCGGTCGTCGGCGTGGTCTACCTGCCCGCCGCGGACCGACTCTATTCGGCCGGGCGAGGGTACGGCGCCTGGGTCGAGGTGGACGGCGCACGCCGTCGGTTGAGCGCAGCCCGCCAGGGAGACCGGCTGCGCATCGTCACGTCGCGCTCCCATGCGGATGTGACGGTGGAATCGATGTGTGCGGCGCTGCCGGTTACGGACCGTCGCCCGTCAGGGTCCGTCGGCATCAAGTGCGCCCTGATCGCGGAGGGGGAATGCGACCTGTACGCGCACCCGGTGCCGTACATGGGCGAGTGGGACACATGCGCGCCGGAAGTGCTGCTGCGTGAAGCGGGCGGCAGCGTGACGGACTGTCGGGGCGAGCCGCTCCGTTACAACAAGCCGGATCCGCATCAGCCGCAGGGCATCCTCGCGTGCGCGCCGGGCCTGCTGGAGACAGTGCTGCCGGTGGTGAGCGCCGCACTGGTCGCGCGCGGGGGCTGACGCTGGTGAGCGCAGGGATGTTCGGTCTGAGCTGGCACGCATGGGCGACCATTGCCGTCGTGACGGGCATGGTCGTGCTGCTGGTCCGCGACAGCATTGCACCCGCGATGGCCGTATTCGGCGCGAACGTCGCCCTGCTCATCATCGGTGTCATCGACGTGCCCTCCGCGTTCGCAGGTTTCGCGAATCCGGCGCCGATGACGGTCGCGGCACTGTTCGTGGTCGCACGCGCCGTCGAGAAGACAGGCGCATTGCAGCCGCTGATCAATGCCACGCTCGGAAACGGCGGATCGAGCCGCAACATGCTGGGTCGCCTGCTCGTGCCGACGGCCGGTGCGTCGGCGTTTCTGAACAACACGCCGATCGTCGCAATGCTGACGCCGCAGGTCACGAACTGGGCGGCGCGCCGCGGCATCTCGCCGTCGCGGTTTCTGATGCCGATCTCGTTTGCGACGATCCTCGGCGGCACGATCACCGTAATCGGCACGTCGACGAATCTGGTAGTTTCCGGACTGCTCGAGCAGAGCGGCTACGCGCCGATCGGGATGTTCGAGATCACGCGCATCGGTCTGCCCGTCGCCATCGTGGGCATCATCTTCCTGGTCCTGTTCTCACACATGCTGCTGCCGGAGCGACGCACGGCACGCCGGCACTTCCAGGAGGAGTTCCGCGAGTTCGTCGTGCAGATGGCCGTCCTGCCGCACGGCCCGCTGGACGGCGTGACGGTGGAGGAGGGATCGCTGCGCCACCTGGAGGGGGTGTTCCTGGCGGAAGTGAGGCGCCGCGATGAGGTGATCGCGCCCGCGCGACCGGACACGGTGCTGCTGGGCGGTGACCAGCTCACATTCGTCGGCCGCGTCGATGTGGTGCGTGACCTCCAGGCGATGCGCGGGCTGGTCGGAGCGGAACGCCCGCACACGACGGGCATGGACGACGAGACCCATACGTTCTTCGAAGTCGTCGTCAGTGGCGCGTCGTCGCTGGCCGGCAAGACGCTGCGCGAGGCGGATTTCCGCAACCGGTTCCAGGCAGCGGTTGTCGCGATCCATCGCGCCGGAGCGCGCGTCAACGAGAAGCTCGGCGCCGTCACGCTCCGTGAGGGCGACACGCTCCTGCTGCTGTCGGACCGCGGGTTCGCGAACCGCTGGCGTGACGGCAACGAGTTCCTGCTGGTATCGCATCTCGGCGGCAGTCCGCCCGTGAGCACGCGCAAGGCGATCACCGTCGGCGTGATCACCGCCGCGATCGTCGGCGTCGCGGGGGCCGGCCTGCTGCCCATGGTACATACGGCGCTCCTGGGCGCGCTGCTGATCGTCGCGTTGCGCGTGCTGACACCGGCGGAGGCCCGTGCCGCCCTAGATCTCGATGTGCTGGTGGTCATTGCCGCA is a window from the Longimicrobiales bacterium genome containing:
- a CDS encoding 3'(2'),5'-bisphosphate nucleotidase CysQ, which gives rise to MMQSDIEQPVAARPTEELRCAVDAARAAGRAILEHYGTTEATLKAGGSPVTAADHAATAAILDRIRAAFPDDAILCEESVDSPARLRATRLWVVDPLDGTKEFLAQNGEFSVMIGLVVAGEPVVGVVYLPAADRLYSAGRGYGAWVEVDGARRRLSAARQGDRLRIVTSRSHADVTVESMCAALPVTDRRPSGSVGIKCALIAEGECDLYAHPVPYMGEWDTCAPEVLLREAGGSVTDCRGEPLRYNKPDPHQPQGILACAPGLLETVLPVVSAALVARGG
- a CDS encoding SLC13 family permease, yielding MSAGMFGLSWHAWATIAVVTGMVVLLVRDSIAPAMAVFGANVALLIIGVIDVPSAFAGFANPAPMTVAALFVVARAVEKTGALQPLINATLGNGGSSRNMLGRLLVPTAGASAFLNNTPIVAMLTPQVTNWAARRGISPSRFLMPISFATILGGTITVIGTSTNLVVSGLLEQSGYAPIGMFEITRIGLPVAIVGIIFLVLFSHMLLPERRTARRHFQEEFREFVVQMAVLPHGPLDGVTVEEGSLRHLEGVFLAEVRRRDEVIAPARPDTVLLGGDQLTFVGRVDVVRDLQAMRGLVGAERPHTTGMDDETHTFFEVVVSGASSLAGKTLREADFRNRFQAAVVAIHRAGARVNEKLGAVTLREGDTLLLLSDRGFANRWRDGNEFLLVSHLGGSPPVSTRKAITVGVITAAIVGVAGAGLLPMVHTALLGALLIVALRVLTPAEARAALDLDVLVVIAASFGIGAAIEQSGLAAVLADVLVGGLATWGPLVLLTAVVLATVTLTELITNNAAAVLIYPIAIAIALDSGLDPRPFAIAITVAASASFLTPIGYQTNTMVYGLGGYRFTDYARLGLPLTVAVVTAVIFFVPMFWPF